From a single Pseudomonas cremoricolorata genomic region:
- a CDS encoding TauD/TfdA dioxygenase family protein codes for MSAAISAVPFGHSTAAQAFQIVPLDGAVGAEVIGLDLARPVSDDDFRRIHRAHLDHHVLVFRDQRITPEQHIAFSRRFGTLQIHVLEQFLLEHHPEILIVSNIVENGRNLGLGDAGKFWHSDLSYKELPSLGSMLHAQELPSEGGDTLFADMHRAWDAVPSELRRIIKGRDAAHSYTARYAETKFEGNWRPTLSAEQLAQVKEVIHPVVRIHPENGRQALFVSEGFTTRIVGLPEDESRDVLQQLYALSVLDDNVYRHRWQPHDLVFWDNRSLIHLAAGCPPHLRRKLYRTTIQGDAPF; via the coding sequence ATGTCAGCCGCCATCAGTGCCGTGCCGTTCGGGCACAGTACCGCAGCACAAGCCTTTCAGATCGTACCCCTGGATGGGGCCGTCGGCGCAGAGGTCATTGGCCTCGACCTGGCCCGGCCAGTGAGTGATGACGATTTCCGCCGCATCCACCGGGCCCACCTCGATCACCATGTGCTGGTGTTCAGAGACCAGCGCATCACACCCGAGCAGCACATCGCCTTCAGCCGACGCTTCGGCACCTTGCAGATTCATGTGCTCGAACAGTTTCTGCTCGAACACCATCCGGAAATCCTCATCGTTTCCAACATCGTCGAAAACGGCCGCAACCTCGGCCTGGGCGATGCCGGCAAGTTCTGGCATTCCGACCTTTCGTACAAGGAGCTGCCGAGCCTCGGCTCGATGCTGCATGCCCAGGAATTGCCCAGCGAAGGCGGCGACACCCTGTTCGCCGACATGCACCGGGCCTGGGACGCAGTGCCCAGCGAGCTGCGCCGCATCATCAAGGGCCGCGACGCGGCGCATTCCTACACCGCGCGCTATGCCGAGACCAAGTTCGAGGGCAACTGGCGCCCGACGCTGTCCGCCGAGCAGTTGGCGCAGGTCAAGGAAGTGATTCACCCGGTGGTGCGTATCCACCCGGAGAACGGTCGCCAGGCGCTGTTCGTCAGCGAGGGCTTCACCACCCGCATCGTCGGCCTGCCGGAAGACGAAAGCCGCGACGTGCTGCAGCAGTTGTATGCGCTGAGCGTGCTGGACGACAACGTCTACCGCCATCGGTGGCAGCCCCACGACCTGGTGTTCTGGGACAACCGCTCGCTGATCCACCTGGCCGCCGGCTGCCCGCCGCACCTGCGCCGCAAGCTGTACCGCACCACTATCCAGGGCGATGCCCCGTTCTGA
- the amaA gene encoding L-pipecolate oxidase codes for MSELRQECLWEFVTKPTATAQALAGEHKTDVCVIGGGITGLVAAIHLLEQGRSVVLLEAHGIGHGGSGRNVGLVNAGTWIRPDDVESTLGAKHGGRLNTVLGEAPAQVFALIERLGIDCQAQHKGTLHMAHNATGIADLQARHEQWRRRGAQVELLTGARCEEYCGTRQIAAALLDHRAGTINPMGYTQGLAAAVLRLGGRVFQQSAVTGLARSADGWRVSTARGAVQAGQVVISTGAYTEGDWTTLSKQFFRGYYYQVASKPLQGAAAERVLPHGQGSWDTRTVLSSIRRDDQGRLLLGSLGRVDNKPAWFIRRWADRIQQHYYPELGKVDWDMHWTGCIDFTPDHLMRLFEPAPGLVSVTGYNGRGNTTGTVVGQALAQFLNGGTVDALPIPFSPEQPVRAPALRTAFYESGFSLYHAGQCLRVVL; via the coding sequence ATGTCCGAATTGCGTCAAGAATGTCTGTGGGAATTCGTCACCAAACCGACCGCTACCGCCCAGGCCCTGGCCGGGGAGCATAAAACGGACGTGTGCGTGATTGGCGGCGGTATCACCGGCCTGGTGGCCGCCATCCACCTGCTCGAGCAAGGCCGTTCGGTCGTGCTGCTGGAGGCGCACGGCATCGGGCATGGCGGCTCGGGACGCAACGTCGGCCTGGTCAATGCCGGCACCTGGATTCGTCCCGACGATGTTGAAAGCACCCTCGGCGCAAAGCACGGTGGGCGGCTCAATACCGTGCTGGGCGAGGCGCCGGCGCAGGTGTTCGCGCTGATCGAGCGTCTGGGCATCGATTGCCAGGCGCAGCATAAAGGCACCCTGCACATGGCCCACAACGCCACAGGTATCGCCGACCTGCAGGCGCGCCACGAGCAGTGGCGTCGGCGTGGCGCGCAGGTCGAGTTGCTTACCGGGGCGCGCTGCGAGGAGTACTGCGGCACCCGGCAAATTGCCGCCGCGCTGCTCGATCACCGCGCCGGCACTATCAACCCGATGGGCTACACCCAGGGCCTGGCGGCAGCGGTGCTACGCCTGGGCGGGCGGGTGTTCCAGCAGTCGGCAGTGACTGGCCTGGCGCGCAGTGCTGACGGCTGGCGCGTCAGCACCGCCCGTGGCGCTGTGCAGGCCGGGCAGGTAGTGATTTCCACCGGCGCCTACACCGAGGGCGACTGGACCACGCTGAGCAAACAGTTCTTCCGCGGTTACTACTACCAGGTGGCCTCCAAGCCGTTGCAGGGTGCTGCTGCCGAGCGCGTGCTGCCCCACGGCCAGGGCTCGTGGGACACGCGCACGGTGCTCAGCAGCATTCGCCGTGACGATCAGGGCCGCCTGCTGCTGGGCAGCCTGGGGCGGGTCGACAACAAGCCGGCCTGGTTCATCCGCCGCTGGGCCGACCGTATCCAGCAGCACTACTACCCCGAGCTGGGCAAGGTCGACTGGGACATGCACTGGACCGGCTGCATCGACTTCACCCCCGACCACCTGATGCGCCTGTTCGAGCCTGCCCCCGGGCTGGTGTCTGTGACCGGCTACAACGGGCGCGGCAACACCACCGGCACGGTGGTCGGCCAGGCCCTAGCGCAGTTCCTCAACGGCGGCACGGTCGACGCCTTGCCGATTCCCTTCAGCCCCGAACAGCCGGTGCGTGCGCCGGCACTGCGTACTGCGTTCTATGAATCGGGGTTTTCGCTGTATCACGCGGGGCAGTGTTTGCGGGTGGTGTTGTAG
- the amaB gene encoding L-piperidine-6-carboxylate dehydrogenase, with the protein MVAALLERLGVAAQDHTQGDYPVHTPIDGSQIAAVTLLGKAATTASIDQAHSAFETWRSVPAPRRGELVRLFGEVLRAHKAELGELVSIEAGKITQEGLGEVQEMIDICDFAVGLSRQLYGLTIASERPGHHMRESWHPLGVVGVISAFNFPVAVWAWNTTLALVAGNAVVWKPSEKTPLTALACQALFEKALKAFGDAPQGLAQLVIGGREAGEALVDDPRVALVSATGSTRMGREVGPRVAARFGRSILELGGNNAMILAPSADLDLAVRGILFSAVGTAGQRCTTLRRLIVHRSIKDDVVARVKAAYAKVRIGDPRQDNLVGPLIDKQSFDAMQGALAKARDEGGQVFGGERQLAEQFPNAYYVSPAIAEMPAQSDVVRHETFAPILYVLAYDDFEEALRLNNEVPQGLSSCIFTTDVREAERFQSASGSDCGIANVNIGTSGAEIGGAFGGEKETGGGRESGSDAWKGYMRRQTNTVNYSRELPLAQGIVFD; encoded by the coding sequence ATGGTCGCTGCATTGCTCGAGCGCCTGGGCGTCGCCGCCCAGGACCACACCCAGGGTGATTACCCGGTCCACACGCCGATCGACGGCAGCCAGATCGCCGCGGTGACGCTGCTCGGCAAGGCCGCCACCACGGCCAGCATCGATCAGGCCCACAGCGCCTTCGAAACCTGGCGCAGCGTACCGGCACCGCGCCGTGGCGAGCTGGTGCGTCTGTTCGGTGAGGTGCTGCGTGCACACAAGGCCGAGCTTGGCGAGCTGGTTTCGATCGAAGCCGGCAAGATCACCCAGGAAGGCCTGGGCGAAGTGCAGGAAATGATCGACATCTGCGACTTCGCCGTGGGCCTGTCGCGTCAGCTGTACGGCCTGACCATCGCCTCCGAGCGCCCCGGCCACCACATGCGCGAAAGCTGGCATCCACTGGGCGTGGTCGGAGTGATCAGCGCCTTCAACTTCCCGGTGGCGGTGTGGGCGTGGAACACCACGCTGGCGCTGGTGGCCGGCAACGCGGTGGTGTGGAAACCGTCGGAAAAAACCCCGCTGACCGCCCTGGCCTGCCAGGCGCTGTTCGAAAAAGCCCTGAAGGCCTTTGGCGACGCGCCGCAGGGCCTGGCGCAACTGGTGATTGGCGGTCGTGAAGCCGGTGAGGCACTGGTCGACGACCCCCGCGTGGCCCTGGTCAGCGCCACCGGCAGCACGCGCATGGGCCGTGAAGTCGGCCCGCGGGTGGCCGCACGCTTTGGTCGCAGCATCCTCGAGCTGGGCGGCAACAACGCGATGATCCTGGCGCCGAGCGCTGATCTGGACCTCGCGGTGCGTGGCATCCTGTTCTCGGCGGTCGGCACCGCAGGCCAGCGCTGCACCACCCTGCGCCGGTTGATCGTCCATCGCTCGATCAAGGACGATGTGGTCGCCCGGGTCAAAGCCGCCTACGCCAAGGTGCGCATCGGTGACCCGCGCCAGGACAACCTGGTCGGCCCGCTGATCGACAAGCAGTCGTTCGACGCCATGCAAGGCGCGCTAGCCAAGGCCCGCGACGAAGGTGGGCAAGTGTTCGGTGGTGAGCGTCAACTGGCCGAGCAGTTCCCCAACGCCTACTACGTCTCGCCCGCCATCGCCGAGATGCCGGCGCAGAGCGACGTGGTGCGCCACGAGACCTTCGCGCCGATCCTCTACGTGCTGGCCTATGACGACTTCGAAGAGGCCTTGCGCCTGAACAACGAAGTGCCGCAGGGGCTGTCGTCGTGCATCTTCACCACCGACGTGCGTGAGGCCGAGCGCTTCCAGAGCGCTTCGGGCAGTGACTGCGGTATCGCCAACGTCAACATCGGCACCAGCGGCGCCGAGATCGGCGGGGCGTTCGGTGGCGAGAAGGAAACCGGCGGTGGCCGTGAGTCGGGCTCCGATGCCTGGAAAGGCTACATGCGCCGCCAGACCAACACCGTCAACTACTCGCGCGAGCTGCCGCTGGCGCAGGGCATCGTCTTCGACTGA
- the gcvA gene encoding transcriptional regulator GcvA: protein MSKRLAPTMTALQCFEAAARHLSFTRAAEELHLTQSAVSKQVAQLEEMLHHHLFLRIRRRLQLTPAGSLYLAEVNKILIQIDMSSRYVLTYGQQTEVLKVATQPSFGVRWLIPHLKGFGREHPNIHLDIRNEMEPFMLLQGSADVVFFFGRGTWPGATCVELFREQVVPVCAPELLDGGRLESAEALADWVLLQSTSRPEAWHEWFLEQGLQSANSYQGPRFDTFYMALSAAQSGCGVALVPRYLAERELREGSLVIPWEHAMASNGAHYLAFAEHAAEVPKVRALVAWIQAQLAAGHHA from the coding sequence ATGTCCAAACGCCTGGCGCCGACCATGACCGCCCTGCAGTGCTTCGAGGCCGCAGCCCGTCATCTGAGTTTCACCCGAGCCGCCGAAGAGTTGCACCTGACCCAGAGCGCGGTGAGCAAGCAGGTGGCGCAGCTCGAGGAAATGCTCCATCACCACTTGTTCCTGCGCATCCGCCGGCGTCTGCAACTGACCCCGGCCGGCAGCCTGTACCTGGCAGAAGTGAACAAGATTCTGATCCAGATCGACATGTCCAGCCGCTACGTGCTGACCTACGGTCAACAGACCGAGGTGCTCAAGGTCGCGACCCAGCCCAGCTTCGGCGTGCGCTGGCTGATTCCGCACCTCAAGGGTTTTGGCCGCGAGCACCCCAACATCCACCTCGACATCCGCAACGAGATGGAGCCGTTCATGCTGCTGCAAGGCTCGGCAGACGTGGTGTTCTTCTTTGGCCGCGGCACTTGGCCCGGGGCGACCTGCGTGGAGCTGTTCCGCGAGCAGGTGGTGCCGGTGTGCGCGCCGGAGCTGCTCGACGGCGGCCGGCTCGAGAGCGCCGAAGCGCTGGCCGATTGGGTGCTGCTGCAAAGTACCTCGCGGCCCGAGGCCTGGCACGAATGGTTCCTCGAACAAGGCTTGCAGTCGGCCAACAGTTATCAGGGGCCGCGCTTCGACACCTTCTATATGGCCTTGAGCGCGGCGCAGTCAGGCTGCGGCGTAGCGCTGGTGCCGCGCTACCTGGCCGAGCGCGAACTGCGCGAAGGCAGCCTGGTGATTCCCTGGGAGCACGCCATGGCCAGCAACGGCGCGCACTACCTGGCCTTCGCCGAACACGCCGCCGAGGTGCCCAAGGTGCGGGCGCTGGTGGCGTGGATTCAGGCCCAGTTGGCCGCCGGGCATCACGCCTGA